Below is a window of Chloroflexota bacterium DNA.
ACCGGCGGCGGTTGCTGTGGCATAACGGTTCAGCCAGCCAACGGCCCGCACTAAAAAACCGGCCGGCATCTCCGGCGTTCGCGCAGCCCGGTCGGGGCCGACCCAATAATTAAAGTTCACAAACTCGGTCGCGTTCACCGCCAGCAGAATCTGCCAACGGCCCTCGCTCGTCAGGTTTGCGCCCGTGGCCGAGTACACGCCCTGGCCGATCTCGTCGAGGGCCAGCGTTGAAACCACCGCGCCGGGGTCGAGTGGCTCAAACTGCAAACTTGCTTCAGCGCCGATCAACGGTTGCCCGCTCTTTGTTAACCGGACTTCGACGGTGTTGGTTCCGGTTCGCGCCGGCCAGAGCGCCACCGTCGCCGTCAACTCGCCAGCCTTGCCGACCTGTTCAACGCGAGTCGGCGCGCCGTCCGTGATCTGCGAGAAGGCGGGCGGCAGATTGGTGAGCGCGGCGGCCAACAAAACGATGATCAACATCAAGGCCGCTTCAAGGCCGGAGACGAGACGATTTGCCCGCCTCACCATGTTGAACAGTCCCAACCCCAAAGCCAGCCCGACGGCGGCCAGCTTCAGCAGGAGCGCCCGGCCATATTCGGTGAGCAACAACGCCGGCCACGTTCCCACCTGGCCGCCGCCCAGCCACAGGCCGGAGACGATCAGGCCGCCGACGGCGGCAGTGGCTAAAATTGAAAAGTTCGTCAGGAACTTCGTTTCCCCGTTAGTTAACGCCAGCGCGGCGCACAACACGCCGCCCGCCCAGACCGACGTGGCCCACAAATGCGCCCAGTCAGCCAGCACGCCCGCCGGCCCAAACCGGGCGGCGCTGTGGCTGGTGAGCGAGGTGGTGAGCAGTAAGAAGCCGCCGGCCAGCAAAGCCGGCCCTGTCGCTTTGCCGCGCATCAACGAGTCAATGCGTAGCGCAATCACCACGATCATCGTCGTTCGCGCCAGCCAGAGCGCGCCCCACTGAGTCGTCAGCGTTTCGACGAGCGGCGCGTTCAAATTGTGCGCTTGAACATAAAGCGCGCCAAGCGCGCCCAGCCCAAGCGCGGCCCGCGCCGCCTGCATCGCCCAGAAGAGCGAGCGGCGAAACCGGGCTTCGTCGTCGAGTCGAACCGCCCACCCAAAGACGGCGACCCCGACGAACACAGCCTGCCCGCCGAGCGACAAGAATCGACTCGCATCCGCCAGCGGCGTCCGCTCAGTCGCCACCGTTTGCGACGGGTCTGCCGGGACGCCGACTCCGAACGAATAACTGCCGCTGGTAGTGTGGCCGTCGCTCAACGTGAAGACCCGCCAGAGGACTGTGTACGAACCTTGCGGCAGGCCGGGCGGCAGTGAGACGAACAATGACCGGTCGCCTTCAAGTTGAATGTCGCCCAGATCGATCCGGCTGGAAGCGCCGGCGGCGTAGACTTCGAGCGCGCTGAAGCGCGGCTCGATTGGCTCGGTGAACCAGACCTGGACGCGGGCCGGGGAAACCGGCGCCGCCCCCCCAACCGGCGGCTCGGCCTGGTCAATCACGCCGTGAGCGAAGGTAGTTGTTGCCACGCTCAGGGTCAGCGCCAGAGCCAGGGTCAGTTTGAAAAGTGCGCGCGCCACCTTATTTGGGCGCGGTCGAATGTCCGTTGGGACTCCGCTCCGCAGATTTGATCTGCTGGTAAACGAGCAAAGAAACCAGGCCCGTCAATCCCAGGCCGATGAAGATGTGCGCGATCAACTCGTAAACCATTCCGAAGAAATCGCGGTCAACCGCCGAGAGGCCGGCTAGCCAGCTTGCATAAGCCGGAATGGATTGCGGCGGCAGGAAATGATAGGTGGCTTCGGCCAGCAGGCCGGCCAGCGAAACCGCCAGCGAGAGCCAGGCAACCCCCGGAAGCCTTCGGAAGCGAGCGAGCATGTCAGGGAGCAATGCGGGCGAACCCTAATACCATGACCAGGATAAACAGCACCGCCAGCGGCAGTGACACGCCGACAAACAACAGGAACCAGCGGCTGTCGTGCCGCAGGTGCATATAATATAACGCCACCAGCGCCGACTTGACTACGGCCATCAGGAACAAGATGGGATAGGTGATGACCGGCGGCAGAATATCGTGCAGGAGGGTGCCGACAGCGACTTCAGCGCCGGTGATGACGATGAGCCAAACGAAGA
It encodes the following:
- a CDS encoding cytochrome C oxidase subunit IV family protein → MEATHSQSHPPVKTRDYLIIFVWLIVITGAEVAVGTLLHDILPPVITYPILFLMAVVKSALVALYYMHLRHDSRWFLLFVGVSLPLAVLFILVMVLGFARIAP
- a CDS encoding copper resistance protein CopC, yielding MATTTFAHGVIDQAEPPVGGAAPVSPARVQVWFTEPIEPRFSALEVYAAGASSRIDLGDIQLEGDRSLFVSLPPGLPQGSYTVLWRVFTLSDGHTTSGSYSFGVGVPADPSQTVATERTPLADASRFLSLGGQAVFVGVAVFGWAVRLDDEARFRRSLFWAMQAARAALGLGALGALYVQAHNLNAPLVETLTTQWGALWLARTTMIVVIALRIDSLMRGKATGPALLAGGFLLLTTSLTSHSAARFGPAGVLADWAHLWATSVWAGGVLCAALALTNGETKFLTNFSILATAAVGGLIVSGLWLGGGQVGTWPALLLTEYGRALLLKLAAVGLALGLGLFNMVRRANRLVSGLEAALMLIIVLLAAALTNLPPAFSQITDGAPTRVEQVGKAGELTATVALWPARTGTNTVEVRLTKSGQPLIGAEASLQFEPLDPGAVVSTLALDEIGQGVYSATGANLTSEGRWQILLAVNATEFVNFNYWVGPDRAARTPEMPAGFLVRAVGWLNRYATATAAGLLLVTAGVWSWLAWRSLRAQADVRLLVVAWLAPGLLIAGAVWLWLKL